The Lewinellaceae bacterium genome has a segment encoding these proteins:
- a CDS encoding radical SAM protein: MKFTLFVTQQCNLRCTYCYIDKHQETMTVSVAKKVVDFIFKKSIIGQEEINIGFFGGEPLLEFELIKEITSLIQNHPFYHNVKVNLSVVTNGTIFSDDIAEFINENDVSFGISCDGPPMIQDQFRVLVSGNKTSDIVEKNIRRAKKALPNVMVNAVYKPETLKYLPETVAYFSSLGIKQIYLNPDFSAAWTKADAEALPGVYDQVGQLYSKYYRQDNPHFISLIDSKITVILRNGYGESERCRMGDAEFAFTPKGNIYPCERLVGNGQNDHCIGSVFEGVDQVHMSCHKAADGEMNTACMSCGLKDYCMNWCGCSNYMASGYYNRVSPFMCASEKAAIQTSFNVFQTLERELGPTFYEHAAGKLMTNSLSEHYN, translated from the coding sequence ATGAAATTTACCCTATTTGTAACCCAGCAATGTAACCTGCGATGTACCTATTGTTATATCGATAAACACCAGGAAACGATGACCGTTTCCGTAGCTAAAAAAGTCGTTGATTTTATTTTTAAAAAGTCGATAATCGGGCAGGAAGAAATCAATATCGGGTTTTTTGGCGGGGAGCCGCTGCTTGAATTTGAGTTGATCAAAGAGATCACTTCCTTGATTCAAAACCATCCGTTTTACCATAATGTGAAGGTGAATTTATCGGTGGTCACCAACGGAACCATTTTTTCTGATGATATTGCTGAATTTATCAATGAGAATGATGTCAGTTTTGGCATAAGTTGTGACGGTCCTCCCATGATACAAGACCAATTCCGGGTTTTGGTATCCGGAAACAAAACATCAGATATCGTCGAGAAAAATATAAGACGGGCTAAAAAAGCATTGCCCAATGTGATGGTCAATGCGGTTTATAAACCGGAAACCCTAAAATATTTGCCGGAGACCGTTGCTTATTTTTCATCCCTGGGGATCAAACAGATCTACCTCAATCCCGACTTTTCCGCGGCCTGGACAAAAGCAGATGCCGAAGCATTGCCCGGGGTTTATGATCAGGTGGGCCAGCTTTACTCAAAATATTACCGGCAGGACAATCCCCATTTTATCAGTCTGATCGATAGCAAAATAACGGTAATCCTGCGCAACGGTTACGGCGAATCGGAACGATGCCGGATGGGGGATGCCGAATTTGCCTTTACGCCAAAGGGCAATATTTACCCTTGTGAACGATTGGTAGGGAATGGCCAAAACGACCATTGCATCGGAAGCGTTTTTGAGGGCGTTGATCAGGTTCATATGTCGTGCCATAAAGCAGCTGACGGAGAAATGAATACAGCATGTATGTCCTGTGGCTTAAAGGATTATTGCATGAACTGGTGCGGTTGTTCCAATTATATGGCCTCGGGATATTATAATCGCGTGAGTCCCTTTATGTGCGCGTCTGAAAAAGCCGCCATACAAACCTCTTTTAACGTTTTTCAAACCTTGGAGAGGGAACTCGGCCCTACCTTTTACGAACACGCCGCCGGCAAACTAATGACCAACAGTTTGTCTGAACATTATAATTGA
- a CDS encoding response regulator transcription factor — translation MIRYLIIDDEPIAQDIIKGYCDLLPNLQLAGHCYDAIEALEYLNEHAVDLIFLDLNMPKLKGFEFLRTLPAPPKVIVTTAYQEYALEGYELNIVDYLLKPFSFERFLKAVNKAINSNTKTQPSGPPDNNNTPKSIFLRSDKKYVQINIDDILYIEAAGNYTKIITANPTVSIREKFSDLLSTLNQEDLIQVHKSFAVSKKCITSIEGNRLFIGEFIIPIGKTYRLNVVQLLG, via the coding sequence ATGATCAGGTATTTAATTATTGATGACGAACCTATCGCACAGGATATCATAAAAGGGTATTGTGATTTACTGCCCAACCTTCAACTGGCCGGGCATTGTTATGATGCCATCGAAGCGCTGGAATACCTTAATGAACATGCCGTCGATCTCATTTTTCTGGACCTGAACATGCCTAAGTTAAAAGGCTTTGAATTTTTAAGAACCTTACCCGCCCCACCGAAAGTTATTGTAACCACAGCTTACCAGGAATATGCTTTAGAAGGCTACGAACTAAACATTGTTGATTATTTGCTGAAACCTTTCAGTTTTGAACGCTTTTTGAAAGCCGTTAACAAAGCAATCAATTCCAATACTAAAACCCAACCTTCGGGCCCACCGGATAATAACAATACCCCAAAGAGTATTTTCCTGCGCAGCGATAAAAAATATGTGCAAATAAATATTGATGACATTTTATACATCGAAGCGGCCGGGAATTACACCAAAATAATTACTGCCAACCCTACCGTTTCCATTCGGGAAAAATTTTCCGACCTGCTGTCCACCCTGAATCAGGAGGACCTGATACAAGTACACAAATCATTTGCCGTATCAAAAAAATGCATTACCAGCATTGAAGGAAACCGGTTATTTATTGGCGAGTTTATTATTCCCATTGGGAAGACCTATAGGTTAAATGTTGTTCAGTTATTGGGGTGA